The genome window AGTAGTTTCTGAAAAGCGGGAAGATTTACGCGGTTTGTAGTGCATTATTAATTAACAAAGCGGCTCCCTTTTAAAATAGGAGCCGCTTTTAGCTATTGAACTTTTTAATATTCATATTAGTTTTCGTGTCAAACTAATATGATAATATGAAAAAAATAGACATACTAAAGTATTTGCCGAAAGAAAAAGAGTATGAATTGGCAGAAGGTTTTTCTCCAATAGAGGTTTATGAGATATTTAAACGCAATGGATGGAATTCATTATTTCATGCTAATACTGTAGCCACTACAAAGACATTTTTAGATCAAAAGGGCTTATTATCACGCAAATACGTAGAAGACAGAGGGCTTTTCCAGACAGCTCAACATACGGATGACCTAGACAAAAAATTCAAAATATGGGATCTTATCTTTTTAGATGGCAAAGATCTCTCTCAAAGATTTAGAAGGCCAAACTACTACGGCCCAATACTGTTTCAATTTGACACTGAAATTCTGCTATCTGATGAAATCAAAAGCATAAGAATAACAAGATGTAATCCTTGTCATTGGCAAAACAACGAATATGTTCATAGACATTGCTATACTTCGCTAGAAGAGTTTGAAAAGAATTATTCATCCAATGACGGCGAAACAGTTGGTGGAATTATGCTTATGCTAGAAACAAGTGAAGGTCGTATTGATATAACTGAACACCTAAAAATGCTTACTGCATATTTACCTAGCGATACAATTACAATGATGTATAAAAATGAAAATTTGCCAGTTAGAAAAGTAGTATCCAAATATCTAAAACCATCATTTGATAGTCTAGGAGTAACAACTAAATGTATTAGAAATAATTCATGGGCTAGAAGTTATGACCGAATGTTCCATGATAATCCTGACGACTTCAAAAGGTTTTTTCTTGCTAATGATGAATCAGAATCATAGCGAAATGAGAAAGCCCCGACCTATGCCGGGGCTTTCTCATTTCGCTACTACTGTCTTTATTGCCAGAATAGCCAGTGCTGAAAATGCACCCCGCCAACCCCAGTTTTCCACTTTTGCCCAGTTAATTTGTTTCGGCACTGGCGCTGGTGGTTGAATGATTAGCGGTTTTTTTGCCAGTTCCGCAATGGTGTTCCTGAGGCTGTTAATCGTTTGGTCCCGACTCGCAATCTGGCTTTTCAGAATGACGCTTTTCGCTTCACAATCACTGGCTCTTCTTTTTGCGTACAAGGCCTCCAGCGCTCCCTCCCGGGTTAATGTATACTGCACCGGATGCGGGGTCAACGGCTGGAAACTCGGCAGGCTGTCCAGATGGCAGCAGATAGTTAAACTCTCTGTCGATTTCGCTTTGCAGATCGGGCTGAGACAGGCCACGCAAATACTGAAAATAAGTAAGGCTCGCATACGTAATTGAATCGGTTTCGATTTTGGCTTTGAGGTCACTGATTTCGCCATTCAGGATAGCAGTATCGACTTTCAGGAAGTAGTTCTGCCCTTGCAGTACAGAAATGGTATCTTGTAACGTATTCACGTAATCGGTGAAGCTGGTATTCATCGTATCGCAGGACCGTAGGCCAATCCACCCAACGAATAATAAGGGCCCAATGGAAAACGGTACCGGTGACCAGAACCAATTCCAGAGCTTCACGAAATTGTCAATAATCCATTTCCCGATGATACGCAGTGTGGCTTGGCCCGGGATGAATCTGGTTAAAAAAGAGAGGATTTTAGTTTTCATTAGAAACCGTCGTCTTGAGGTTGTTTGGATTGGGCAATTTCTTCAGCTACCTCTTCCTGGAATCGCTCAATGTCATTGTGCTTTTCCAGAATCGCATTAGCCGGTGGATTGTCCGGCTGGGGTAAATCTCCGACGTTGTGCGGCTTGGCTTTGTTCATCATTCTCCAATCGCAGGAGCGACAATTCCGAACGTACATTTTCGGTGCGCCCTGGTTGTATTTCTTCGCAAACGCGCAGGAATCGCAACGATAGATTGCCGTGCTATCGATTTCAACCGTTCTAACGATAGCGGCTGACGTGGTATCTGTCCATCTGGCATCCTGGGGATCATCGATCACCTGAACGCAGGAAAATAGACTACAGAATGTAAGGACGCACAATGCAGTAAATGTCCTTTTTAGAGCGTAATTTTTCATCGTAGACGCCTTCACGGCCGGTAGGTTTTTTGATGGTAGCAACGCCCCGGTCAGAGGTATTGCCTTCGACAGTTTTGCAGTAGAGAGAGCCTTCTTGCCAATCTTCAAGCAGGCCAACGTGCCAGCGCCCCTGATAGTAAAAGACGACCACATCGTTTCGTTTTGGGGTTTGGCCCGGGATAGATCCCGAACGGGACCAGACGATGTATTTCTTTTTCTTGGCCCAGTTTGCCGCAATTGGCGGATAATCTACGTCCAGACGCCAACCAGATTCCCGAATTGCCCATTCACAGGAGGTTCCACAGTAAGCCGAATTCTCCGGTATCTTGTGGTGTGTCCGGTTGAAGACCGTAATGCGCGGGTGGTCATTTCGGTTGTTTTTCTCCCGGACGTAATTTTCCTGCTTTAAAATGGCTACAGGGTCAGGTCTGCCAGGCTGAGCGGAAAGAAGTGCAGGAACGCCAAGAAAAAGAGCGTAAACAAAAAGCAGAAAAACATAACGCGACGTGCTGGGCCAGTCTGCTCGATGTTTTGGAGATCGGTGTACAGGTCGAATCCTTTGGAAGTCCATCCGTTCAGGTAGTTGTAGATTTTGGGGAAAAAGCTAAAGAACATGAGTATTGACGCGAATACGGCTGACAGACACGGAGTCAGTGCACCGACCGCTTTTTTCAGAAAAAGAATCCGGAAGTCTCCCAGAGCGTTGGCGCTGGGTGGCATGTACCGGCTCAGGTTATTGTACCAGGCAGTAATCAGAATCCAGATGATAGCCCCACAAACGATGTACAGAGCTGGCTTCAGGTGGGGTAACACTCGCAGTCGGTAGCCTCCAATGTAGGTTTCCTGTTTCGGCTCCTGCTCTTCTTTCAATTCAACCGGTTCAGTAGCTTCACCGATCGGCAATTCAGTTGCATCAACCGAATGCACCAATATTGGAGGGACAGTTGGCACTTCAGTGCTGATGTTCTGCATCCAGTCAAGGTAGGGAGCTGGGGCAGGATTTGTAGCGGCTGCTTTCTGAGCAGCTATACGCTCGCTGTAGCGTTGCTCCGGGTGTTTTTCCTCTATTGGCCGGTGAGGAGAATTGGCCTCCTCCTTGATGAGCCGTATTTTAAAAATTAGGAAAACAACCAGACAGATTAAACCCGCTATTAACAAAAGCATGGGCCATTCATACATAAGTATCAGAGAATTAGAGTGAGAAAACTGGTAAGTGCAAAGCCGGGTCACGTTGACCCGGCTTCATGGTGTGAGTAAATCAGAAAGCTTATGGCGTTGTTGGGAACGTGGTCGCCGTGTTGTGCAGCTTGGCTTGGAAGATACCCGTAACGGTATTCCAGCCCCCGTAGTTTTTGAAGAATCCGGCTGGACGCACGAACATTCCATAGCGAGCCGATGGTGTGACAATCCATTTCGGATACTTGCTGTCATCGTATTCCCGAACACGAATATCAATATCCAGTACAACCGTCTCAGCTTCCATTTGCGAAACCTGAACTGCGGCAGTGCCGAAGCTAGTTTGCGCTACTTTTTTCTGCTTAACGACGTGAACGTGTTCCAGAATTGTTTGGAAACAGGCAGAGTTCGGGTCGATGATCAGTACTTTATCCTGACCAAGTTGAACATCGATTTCAGGGTCATAATACCATTCAACCGGCAATTCAGCGAACATTTTCTGCGTATCAGTACCCAAATCGTTAGGACTCGCAATCTTCGCTTTGCGCATGTAGGTAACCAGTTTAAGGCCACCAATGACGATCAGATTACCGGTAATACTGTGCACCGTTTTGATATTGTTCAGGAAGTCGAAGAAGTCCTCCAACTTATGCCCTTCCGTGTTATACAAAGCGATATCCGTTGCAGTCGTAGTGCCAGTGATCAGGTTGTTACCAATGCCAGTGATCAACGGCGCAACGAGCGACTTGTTCATTGGAATCAGCAAGCCTCCCTCGACCGAATCCATAAACTCTTTCCCGATTAAGCCAAGCGTCTTAAATTCACCGATGGTCGTATTAAGCCCTCCTTGATTCGTCTGGGTGAAGTATTTCTCGGCCTCGTCTTCCAGGGTTGCAAAATCGACCGTTCTGAAATGCAGATCATACTCCTTGTGCAGCTTGTAATCTACGTCCAGAACTGTTGGGGCTTTAGGAGTTTCGCCCGTTTGTGATACTGTCCGAGTATTTTTAACCGTAGAAGGGGTGTACTGCTTCGAGTAGTTGAGCTGAATCCGAGCAAAAATATCCTCTTCACCCCCGGCTCCCTGTATAAGAGATAAACGCTTTTCTCCTGTAGCTACTTCCGGACTCATCGCCGTAGTTAGTGTGGAGTTCTGTGGTGAGCGCAGAGCCTGAAGCGTACCGATATTTGTAAATTTACGACCGTTGCCAGTCGTATGCATGATTGCGGCCCGCATGACGCGAGCCGCCCCATAATTGACGTTGTTTGCCATTTGACAAATGATGCTTGTAAAGTGATTAGATTCGCTGTCTAACAAGTCACCGCAAGCGGTGCTTATGCTTTATCAGCGTTGTCTTGTTCTCTCATCCGTTTCTGAGCCGGACTCATCCCCTGTGTAGAAGTAGAGTCATTGGTGATCGTCGTATCTGCGTTGACAGAATCAGACTTTTTAGCCCAGTCGTAACTTGTGATTGTGAGTTCGGCCAAGTCAGCCAGAGTTGCCGCGTTACTACCGATCATAAGCGGTTGATCTGGGCTGTCAGCCCGCATAATTTTTCCGGTGCTGTAATCAATGACTCCTTTAACCTTTTTATCGCCAATGCCTTTATTGCTCAACAAGTCCTGGGCATCAGCAACGAAATTGCGCTCAAAGTGACGGTCAGTTGATACGTCACGGAGTTTACCACTTCGGATGGCTCTATTTAGTAAGCTTACGTGAGCCGCGTCCTGACGAGCTGCCTGAGCCGCGGTTTGGTGCGTTGCGATCTCCGACTTATCCACGTAATCGCCATCGTCAATTTTCTTTTTCAACGCATTGAAATCAGCCTGTAGATCATCGAAGTTTTTATCTCCGGTTTTCGTATCGGCTTCCGAAAATGCGTCCAGAATAAATTGGTACTTCTTGTAAGAATCAGTACCGAGTTTTGTGTAAGCGGTTTTTTGGGTGGCGCTCAATTTCGGTTCATACTTTTTCAGCATGCCGTCAATTGGATCTAAGGCTTCTGCTTTCGCTTTGCCTTTAGCCCGACCAAATACTACGTCGTTTCCAACCGCTTCATCCGCAGTCATTACCAGTTCCAGCGCTTTGTTTGCCTGTTCATCGGCAAAGTCTGCATCTGGGTCTTTCATAAAGTCTGCAAATTCCTGGTCAGTCAGACCGGCTTTCACTGCAAGTTTTTCGAGAAAAATTCTCCGTTTCATTTGGTAGTTGGTTTCGGGGCAGATACCCCCAGGTGACACAAAAAAAGCTCAGAGCCTACGCATAGGCAGTGAGCTGGTTACTTGTTCTCCGTAGCTGGTTTTGCTGACCGGCTACGCGTGTTGGGTTTTGGAGCGGAATCTTTGTCTTCGGACGTTGACTTAGCGGCTTCCTTTGTGGTAGCAACTTCTACTTCCTCAAATAAGGCAGTCTTTAGTTCCGTGCGGTAACCGCTAGGGCTTCTACGATCTTTTACCCTGGAGTAAACAGGAATTCCAACGGGTACAGCATCTACGTGTACAAGTTCTCCATCATCATCCCGCTCCAAAGACTCAAAGCCAGCTTTGGTCATGACGATTTCCTTTTCAGGCTCAACCTCGACCGATTTGCGGCCAACCTGCTGCATCCGTGGGCCAATCTTCACTACAATCTCTTCGTGAGGGAGCAGTTCCTCATAAGTCGGTGTAGGTTCAGCACTGGCTTCCACCGTTGCTAAAGCATCTTCCGGGGTTGATGCGCCCTCATTTTCATTTGGATTATCCATAACAATCGAAAGTTAAATTAATACTAATATTAACAGTCGAAAGTTATGTAAATTTTTTTAATCCATACCAACTGTTTGATTTGCATTTTGTAAATCAACACCTGGTTGAGCTACGATCTGATTTGATTGGGGTAACTGCTCTTTTGCCAACTGCTCTTCGCGAATCTCACCTACCAGCTTTTTATTGGCTCCCATCAGGATAGCACGCTGTTCTTTGATTTCTTTAAGCCAGAAATCAGGATCATCAATCAAGGCCTCCGTTACTAAACCGTCAAAGTTGATGGAAAAATAAAGCCGCTCCATGGCCAATGTTCGCGCCTCACCCGGAGAAGTCTTTACAAAGATTTCATTGGTTTGCAGTAGCTTTTCCTGATAGTTCATATTCTTGAACGGGTCCAGTTGCATCCGTAGCACATAGCGCCGGTATGCATCGCTTTGCTCCCCAACGGTGTATTGCAGCATTTTCAACTCGTAGGACTCCACTAAGGCGCTGTCATACTTTTTCACCTTGGCATCATTGAGTTCTTCCCGGGTCAATTCGGCATTCTCCAAATTGAAACGGACAGGAACCAATACTTCTGGCACCTGCTCCCCCGCCCGACCGCTAGGGCCGAAGCGAATTGAATCTAGCCAACGGTAACCTTCTTCTAAAAGCTCCAGTAAGTGACCGGCCTGCGTATTTAGTTCTCGATACAATTCCTCCCGATCATAGCGTTTTGATAAACCGGACTGATCATAAGGTGTATTGCGGATAAACTGCATGTTTAAGCAGGCGTAAGCCTCTTCGGTATCCCGCTTCAACTCCTCGACCAACTTTGTCAACGGTTCGATATTGCGCGGTATAAAACCTCCCGGAGCCCCAGGAGAGACTTTTCCGCCATTTGGATTGTTGAAGCCTTCCTGTTCAGCGCCTGCCACCCAGTAAATATCCATTCCTGATCCAGAAATATCAAAATGAGTGCCTTTACAAGTTGGACACGCTGTAACATTTTTGATGTGCCCACCCGGCTCATCTTCAGTTGCTGGGGTGCGCTCAATAATCAGCCCATCCTTACACTTAGCATTCTGGCACTTGCGCTGTGCCTTACGCCATTCCTGACTGGAAATATGGAAATTCGTTTCGATTTCAATGTCACTGTCTCTCTGGTGAGATTTCCGAATATAAGGCAAGGCATCCGCTAAAATGCTTTCGTAAAGCTCTTCCCCTTTATCGTTTCGTTCGGCAACCTTCTTCCCGATCCGTACGGCCGGCATCGTTTCGCAGTAGTGTAATGGGGGGAAAAAGGCTTTCCCTACTTCAGCACCCTCATCATTAAAGACAGGTTCCAAGCCGAGAACTTCCCACTGAGACTGCTTATTACCCTGATCATTGGTGAATCGTTTTACCTGGCGGGCTATTGAATAGCTATCGTGGTCGACAAAATAAATAGTGATTCCCTCCAGCTTTAAACCTTCTGGGGTAGCAATCCAGTTTTTTTCCGGACTAAGCAGTGCAGCAAATTTTCCCTTGCGATGCGCCCAGACGTTTTCACAAGGTATTAGCCAGAACTTAGGCTCTGGATATTCCAATTCTGAAATTGGCGCTCTTTCAGGTAACGTTAGGAAAACCGCATTCGGATCGTTGACGTAATCCGGAGCAATACGCTGAAAGAACCACCTAACCGCATCTCCGTCCACCGAAAAAGTAGAACGTGATGAATATGTTTGCAGGTTAATCTCCTCCCGAATTTCAGTGGTCGGGAATTTAACCGCAAAATCGTCAGCCTGGCGAATGTAATCCAGAACGTCAATAACGCGCGATTTGATGCCCCGGAACGGGTTTCCCTGCTTCTCAAATAATGTTTTGCGGTATTCCTTATGAACCTTGCGCTCATTGGGCCGGGTAACATCCAGGTATGTAGGAAAGGTTTTGCCAAAGACCTCTTTTATCTCATTTTTATGGGCAACGCTCTGGCCGTAAAAAGCATGTAATAAGCCAGAGCCGGGGGCGGTACCAGCCGCCCCCTGTTCAAGATATGGTAAAATGTCGCGTCTGTAATCAAGCATATCCGATGTGGCTCTGTCTTATTATTAATATTACTATTAACAAACACGTTAAAAATTAAGCGGCTCCTACGCGCAACGTGAACGTATACACGCCAGAAACCCCAATCGAGTTGACCGCCCGGACGGTGTAGCTGTAGTTTCCGTTTGGCATTCCGTTGGCCACGGTGATTTTGCCGGTGTTGCTGTCGATGGTGATCAATTCAGCAACGGGAACTGGTTTATTGCAGTCCTTGAAAAGCTGGTAGATCGGTGCACCACCTTCAACAACCGCGCGGGTAAAGTTTCCACCCGTACCTGTAACCATGGTATACCGGTCTGTTGTGCCAACAACCAGCGAAATGCCCGATGGCACACCCGGAGCGGCAAATGTGTAGCGCAGGTCTTCGGCATCTAGTTCGGCCTCACTGATACCGAATACAGGCACTAATTCTCCCTTTTTGCCACGGTAGCTCACTGAGAACGAACCGGCAATCTGTTCAGCGTAGTTGCCCGTAACCTCGTGACCAATTGAATGGAACGTCGGCTTACATTCTTTCGCACGAACGCAGACAACCGTACGATCTGTAAACATATACAAATCATACTTCTTCTTGTTGAAACGAAGCTGGTTGAAGAACTCAACGTTCCCGTAGAATCGGTCGAAAGTAAATTCTACCATTTCGGTTACTTCGCCAGTTGGCCGCGCTACGGTGCGGCTACCGTAAGTCGCGCTTTCTGCTAATTCACCTGGCTTTCCTTTTTTGCCGTTGATGGTTTCGTTACCGAAGAACCAGCACTTGCTGACAAACGCCAGCGCCTTTAACGATGAAACAAGATTGGCCGCCGTCAAAGCGGCAGGAGCGCCACCACCAGGAGGGGTGAAATTCTCCCCAAATTCAGGTAATGTTCCACTGAGTACCATCGCTAAGGCAATGTAATTGCTTTTGGCGTGTTTACTGGTCGAGTGGCTAAGCACAGGCGTTTTTTCTTCTGCACACTCAAGGAAATCTTCTAAAGCACCCATTTAACAAATTGATTATTAGTGAAAAATAAGAAATTACATACTTAGATTAAATGTGAGCGAAGCCCAGTTCAGGTCATTCGCATCGTTCTTCTGACGCGCCCAAAGCGTGTAGCTGCCGTTCGGTACCGGAACGTACACTACCTCATTCTGACTGGTCGGATAGAAATAGGCATCCTTCCAATCATTATCGTACCCTTCAAGCCGGAATTGAAGCTGATTCGTGCAATGGGCTATGCCATTGAAGCCTCTCGAAACAGAATCAAACTTCCAGCTAAGCCCGGTAATAGCTGAGTTCTCCGGCGTAGCCTCCAGAATGGCAATCGTAACCGTACGGCGCAGGAAGGTTTCGTCGTCAGCTCCCCGAACATCAATCTTGATTGTTTGAGGGTCGGTATACGTCTGAGCCAGGGTATTACCCCAGCCACCTTCATTCCAGCGTACCAGCATGCTGCCTTTCGTGTGACGAATATTGGTTACCGTTACGACTGTCTGACCAGCTTGCTTTTCAGTAACCAGGTCGAACCCAATCGGGCAAACGTCCGGCTGCACATATTCGGGCTGTAGAATTGCCTTTGTCCCGATCGGATCATAGACCGAAGCTGGTTGAAAGCCGTAGTTTTGGACGAACACATCCACCGGCATTGTGAGCTGCATACCATCAGCCCTTACGACTTCAACCTCAGTGGGTGTTTTCCAACCGGTTACTTTCACAGGATTAGCCACGACCAAAACCGGATTTCCGCACTCATTGCCCTTACTGGCAACGGATGCCTGAATAATGTCAGCCGTTGCCAGTGCAGTCGAAAGTGTGACGGTGGCCACACCTCCAACAACACCAGCCTGACCGAGTAACAATCCGCCTCTGTAGACTAGAATTGTCGTTGTGTTGGCTACCGTACGAGTAACTTTCACCTGCGTACTGCCTGCGGTTGCACCGCTAATGATTTCTGCCAGTGCCGACATGGTTAGTAATTAAGAGAAAATGTGTCGATAATTGGCCTAACGGTTTTGATCCAGACCTGACCATCTTTGGCAGTTCCGAAATATTGTTTATTGTCGATACTAATCGGAATCCGGGTGCCATCCGGCGCTCTGGTGGTTAAGACAACTGTACCAGCAGTTTGATCGACACTGAGCAGTTTAGGCTTGTAGGTTTTTTTCACCGTCAATGAGTTTAGTAAACTGTCGCTTTTGACCCTTCGCACAACGCCCAACCATCTAACCACGCATGATTTCCACCCCCCGTTTTATAGTAAATCCGGAAGACTCTGTTTGCCCCCGCAAATAGCTCACTAGGAGGCATCTG of Tellurirhabdus bombi contains these proteins:
- a CDS encoding Ig domain-containing protein codes for the protein MGALEDFLECAEEKTPVLSHSTSKHAKSNYIALAMVLSGTLPEFGENFTPPGGGAPAALTAANLVSSLKALAFVSKCWFFGNETINGKKGKPGELAESATYGSRTVARPTGEVTEMVEFTFDRFYGNVEFFNQLRFNKKKYDLYMFTDRTVVCVRAKECKPTFHSIGHEVTGNYAEQIAGSFSVSYRGKKGELVPVFGISEAELDAEDLRYTFAAPGVPSGISLVVGTTDRYTMVTGTGGNFTRAVVEGGAPIYQLFKDCNKPVPVAELITIDSNTGKITVANGMPNGNYSYTVRAVNSIGVSGVYTFTLRVGAA